From the Methanobacterium spitsbergense genome, one window contains:
- a CDS encoding MBL fold metallo-hydrolase — MFEMVKSNGIAHKSYFLGSNGIAAVIDPRRDCDIYIDIAERNDMKIEYIFETHRNEDFTIGSIELREIVGADIFHGAGIDFDYGNSVNEGDKFQIGSLVLEIIETPGHTDESISITVKDRDVSDDVYMILTGDSLFAGETGRCDLYGEENKRKMSEALYNSIFKKILPLGDNVIICPAHGSGSICGAEIREQELTTIGYEKKTNKILKYDKKGFVNAKIKEKLYKPPYFQKMEKNNLEGPDLICKLPYLKPLSMHEVKELMAREAQVIDVRDPTAFSGGHIPNTLNIWNDGLPAYAGWFLNYEQPVIIIDDDNSRIDEIKRYLTRLGYDNIYGYLSGGFKVWFEGSGDFESVQTWSVHDLLPNMGKKSLFLLDVRKENDWIKEHIDGSHNVYVGLLKDNLDKIPQDKHVVVSCDTGYKASIGASILQMNGYKNVTNVLGSMAAWKKAGYPVAMGNLNNIS; from the coding sequence ATGTTTGAAATGGTGAAGTCTAATGGAATTGCCCATAAATCCTATTTTTTAGGTTCTAATGGAATTGCTGCGGTTATAGATCCTCGTAGAGATTGTGATATCTATATTGACATTGCTGAAAGAAATGACATGAAAATTGAATATATTTTTGAGACCCATAGAAATGAAGATTTTACAATTGGATCCATAGAACTTAGGGAAATTGTTGGTGCAGATATTTTCCATGGAGCGGGTATTGATTTTGATTATGGAAATTCTGTAAACGAAGGAGATAAATTTCAGATAGGATCTCTGGTTTTGGAGATTATTGAAACACCGGGACATACAGATGAAAGTATTTCAATAACTGTTAAAGATAGGGATGTTTCTGATGATGTTTACATGATATTAACTGGAGATAGCCTTTTTGCAGGGGAAACTGGAAGATGTGACCTTTACGGTGAAGAAAACAAAAGGAAAATGTCTGAAGCATTGTACAACAGTATTTTCAAAAAAATACTTCCTCTAGGTGATAATGTTATTATATGCCCTGCACATGGCTCAGGATCCATATGCGGCGCAGAGATTCGTGAACAAGAATTAACCACTATAGGGTATGAGAAAAAAACCAATAAAATACTTAAATATGATAAAAAAGGGTTTGTAAATGCCAAAATTAAAGAAAAGTTATACAAACCTCCTTATTTCCAAAAAATGGAGAAGAATAATTTAGAAGGTCCTGATCTAATATGTAAACTTCCTTACTTGAAACCCTTGAGCATGCATGAGGTTAAAGAATTAATGGCAAGGGAAGCCCAAGTTATTGATGTTAGAGATCCAACAGCTTTTAGTGGAGGTCATATACCTAATACGCTCAATATATGGAATGATGGCCTTCCCGCATATGCCGGATGGTTTTTGAACTATGAACAACCAGTGATAATTATTGATGACGATAACAGCCGCATTGATGAAATTAAAAGATATTTGACAAGACTGGGATACGACAACATATACGGATACCTATCAGGAGGATTCAAAGTATGGTTTGAGGGATCTGGAGATTTTGAATCTGTTCAAACATGGTCTGTTCATGATTTACTTCCAAACATGGGTAAAAAATCTTTATTTTTACTGGACGTAAGAAAAGAGAATGACTGGATAAAAGAACATATTGATGGATCCCATAATGTATATGTTGGACTATTGAAGGATAACCTGGATAAAATACCGCAAGATAAGCATGTGGTTGTTTCCTGTGATACAGGATATAAAGCGAGTATAGGAGCATCAATTTTGCAAATGAATGGTTACAAAAATGTTACAAATGTCCTCGGCAGTATGGCAGCATGGAAAAAAGCAGGTTATCCCGTTGCAATGGGTAATTTAAATAACATTTCTTAA
- a CDS encoding alpha/beta hydrolase, giving the protein MKFIKSKKGFILIIIFVLLIGSLTAFSIYVSDYYPSDSTALAALSSSGSYTVSDTTNSITFTPNSNKSKTGIIFYPGAKVQPESYSVLASKLAQNGYTTIIVKMPFNLAFFGANKANEIIDQHNDVTTWVIGGHSLGGVFASDYAVNHQDKIKGVIYLAAYPNINASNASFKALSIRGSQDGLTTSGDISKNLNKYPINTTFITIEGGNHYNFGDYGIQAGDNNSTISRQEQQNMTINHILIFLKDLNP; this is encoded by the coding sequence TTGAAATTTATAAAATCTAAAAAAGGATTTATCCTAATAATTATATTTGTACTGCTTATTGGAAGTTTAACTGCCTTTTCAATCTACGTTTCCGATTATTATCCTTCAGATAGCACTGCTTTAGCAGCATTGTCCTCCTCAGGATCATATACTGTATCGGACACAACAAATTCCATTACATTTACCCCCAATTCAAACAAAAGTAAAACAGGAATAATATTTTATCCTGGAGCTAAAGTTCAGCCGGAATCTTACTCTGTTTTGGCTTCTAAATTAGCACAAAATGGCTATACCACTATAATTGTAAAAATGCCTTTTAATTTAGCATTTTTCGGTGCAAATAAAGCTAATGAAATTATTGATCAACATAATGATGTTACCACTTGGGTAATAGGTGGGCATTCACTTGGAGGTGTTTTTGCTTCCGATTATGCTGTAAACCATCAGGATAAAATTAAAGGAGTTATATATTTAGCTGCTTATCCAAATATCAATGCTTCAAATGCCTCTTTTAAAGCATTGTCAATTAGAGGCTCACAAGATGGACTTACAACAAGTGGAGATATTTCTAAAAATCTAAATAAATATCCGATAAATACTACTTTTATCACCATAGAAGGCGGCAATCATTATAATTTTGGTGATTATGGAATACAAGCTGGAGATAATAACAGTACCATCAGCAGACAAGAACAACAAAACATGACAATTAACCACATATTAATCTTTTTAAAAGATCT
- a CDS encoding ATP-binding cassette domain-containing protein, which translates to MDYIIETHNISKIYGDFKAVDSINLKVPRNSVYGILGPNGAGKTTLISMLCTILHPSSGNATVNGYDVMKNSKEVRRSIGVVFQSRALDDILTGREHLEMHAALYGVPSELRKQRIEEVLDLIALGDKADEYTKTYSGGMKRRLEIGRGLIHHPKVLFLDEPTLGLDPQTRENIWHYIQELNKKEDITVLMSTHYMEEADKLCDEIAIINRGHIITSDSPKNLKRELKADVITMRVDDEEKFIKEAEKLDFIKSIVKIDDEIKMMVESGENLVATLVNFANKNNIIVNSIELEHPNLEDVFINYTGKRIIEGA; encoded by the coding sequence ATGGACTACATAATTGAGACTCATAATATTAGTAAAATATATGGAGATTTTAAAGCAGTTGATTCAATAAATCTTAAAGTACCCAGAAACAGTGTTTATGGTATTTTAGGCCCAAATGGTGCGGGAAAAACTACCCTAATATCGATGCTTTGTACAATTCTTCATCCATCCTCAGGAAATGCAACTGTTAATGGATATGATGTTATGAAAAACTCAAAAGAGGTCAGAAGATCAATTGGAGTAGTTTTTCAATCTCGAGCCCTTGATGATATTTTAACTGGCAGAGAACATTTAGAAATGCATGCAGCATTATATGGTGTTCCAAGCGAATTAAGAAAACAACGAATAGAAGAAGTTTTGGATTTAATAGCGCTCGGAGATAAAGCTGATGAGTATACTAAGACATATTCTGGCGGTATGAAACGAAGGCTAGAAATTGGAAGGGGTTTGATACATCATCCCAAAGTCCTTTTCCTTGACGAGCCCACACTGGGATTAGATCCTCAAACAAGAGAGAATATATGGCATTATATACAGGAATTAAACAAAAAAGAAGATATTACTGTATTAATGTCTACCCATTATATGGAAGAGGCTGATAAACTATGTGATGAAATTGCTATCATAAACAGAGGACATATTATCACATCAGATTCACCTAAAAATCTTAAACGTGAGCTGAAAGCAGATGTCATAACCATGAGAGTTGATGATGAAGAAAAGTTCATCAAAGAAGCTGAAAAATTAGATTTTATCAAAAGTATAGTTAAAATTGATGATGAGATTAAAATGATGGTGGAAAGCGGTGAAAATTTAGTTGCAACTCTCGTCAATTTTGCAAATAAAAACAATATCATTGTAAACTCAATAGAACTGGAACATCCCAACTTGGAAGATGTTTTCATAAATTACACAGGAAAACGAATTATTGAGGGGGCATAA
- a CDS encoding DNA alkylation repair protein: MLTLKFEEIINELEALSNPEDIDGMASFGISPKKTYAVRIPELRRIANKVGKDHDLAHKLWKADYRETKILACIIDDPELVSEAQMDSWVVEFDYWEICDQCCMNLFRKTSFAYKKIFEWSNREEEFVKRAAFTLIAVLAVHDKQAVDDKFEQFFSIIKRESTDDRNYVKKAVNWALRHIGKKNIYLNKKAIIIAEEIHEINSKSAKWIAKDALRVLKSEKVQKRLNK; this comes from the coding sequence GTGCTTACTTTGAAATTTGAAGAAATAATAAATGAACTTGAAGCTTTGTCTAATCCTGAAGATATAGATGGTATGGCAAGTTTTGGTATCTCCCCTAAAAAAACATATGCAGTAAGAATACCCGAATTAAGAAGAATAGCAAATAAAGTTGGTAAGGATCATGATCTAGCACATAAACTTTGGAAAGCAGATTATAGGGAAACAAAAATATTGGCTTGTATTATTGATGATCCTGAATTGGTTTCTGAAGCACAAATGGATAGTTGGGTTGTAGAATTTGATTATTGGGAGATTTGTGACCAATGTTGTATGAACCTATTTAGAAAAACTTCATTTGCTTACAAAAAGATTTTTGAATGGAGTAATAGAGAAGAAGAATTTGTTAAAAGAGCTGCTTTTACTTTAATAGCTGTTTTAGCAGTGCATGATAAACAAGCTGTAGATGATAAATTTGAGCAATTTTTTTCAATAATCAAAAGAGAATCTACTGATGATCGTAATTATGTTAAAAAAGCGGTGAATTGGGCCTTAAGACATATAGGGAAGAAAAATATTTATCTAAATAAAAAAGCTATAATCATTGCTGAAGAGATTCATGAAATAAATTCTAAAAGCGCTAAATGGATTGCAAAAGATGCATTAAGAGTATTAAAAAGTGAAAAGGTGCAAAAACGATTAAATAAATAA
- a CDS encoding TspO/MBR family protein has protein sequence MVNYKLSTVPKFFISIFIPLIIGYLGSIITISEISTWYASLSKPSWAPPNWLFGPIWTTLYVLMGISLFLVWREGFNRRDVRFALLIFGVQLVLNLLWSIAFFSFHSLFGSFILIMILWIAILANIIAFYVISRPAGLLLVPYIIWVSIASYLNYSVYLLNH, from the coding sequence ATGGTTAATTACAAATTAAGTACAGTTCCTAAGTTTTTTATATCTATATTTATTCCATTGATAATTGGATATTTAGGATCAATAATAACAATTTCAGAAATTTCTACATGGTATGCTTCACTTTCCAAACCATCATGGGCACCTCCAAATTGGTTATTTGGACCTATTTGGACCACATTATATGTTTTAATGGGAATATCTTTATTTTTAGTTTGGCGTGAAGGTTTCAACAGAAGAGACGTTAGATTTGCACTTTTAATATTTGGAGTACAATTAGTTTTAAATCTACTATGGTCAATTGCATTTTTCAGTTTCCATTCATTATTTGGTAGTTTTATTTTAATAATGATACTCTGGATTGCAATACTTGCAAACATCATCGCTTTTTACGTGATTTCAAGACCCGCTGGTTTACTATTAGTACCATATATAATATGGGTGAGTATAGCAAGTTATTTGAACTACAGTGTTTATTTATTGAATCATTAA
- a CDS encoding GyrI-like domain-containing protein, translated as MVKYDFKKEKKNLYYPSEKLVSVVDVPRMNFLMIDGQGDPNTSQEYQDAMETLFPVSYKTKFLSKKQNNQDYVVMPLEGLWWAENMEEFSIEDKGSWKWTVMIMQPEFITQELISMAIEDVESKKNLASISKVRFEKFSERLAAQIMHIGPYGAAEALTVEKLHDFIYKSGYKIRDKHHEIYISDMRRTKPERLKTVIRQPIEQK; from the coding sequence ATGGTAAAATATGACTTTAAAAAGGAAAAAAAGAACTTATACTATCCTTCAGAGAAACTAGTTTCTGTTGTAGATGTTCCAAGGATGAACTTCTTGATGATCGATGGTCAAGGTGATCCCAATACATCCCAAGAATATCAAGATGCAATGGAAACGTTGTTTCCTGTGTCCTACAAAACAAAATTCTTATCCAAGAAACAAAATAACCAAGATTATGTTGTAATGCCGCTTGAAGGACTCTGGTGGGCTGAAAACATGGAAGAGTTCAGTATTGAGGATAAAGGATCATGGAAATGGACAGTTATGATAATGCAACCAGAATTCATTACCCAAGAACTTATAAGTATGGCCATAGAAGATGTGGAAAGTAAAAAGAATCTTGCTTCAATATCAAAAGTAAGATTTGAAAAATTTAGTGAGAGATTAGCTGCACAAATAATGCATATAGGACCATATGGGGCAGCTGAAGCTCTAACAGTAGAAAAGCTCCATGATTTTATCTATAAAAGCGGATACAAAATACGAGATAAACATCATGAGATTTACATAAGCGATATGCGTAGAACCAAACCAGAAAGGCTTAAAACAGTGATCAGACAGCCAATAGAACAAAAGTAA
- a CDS encoding ABC transporter permease: MAEWEGIYTIWFREAKRYVRYRSRIISSVVTPLLWLLIFGTGLGSAIRFSGVPGGYQAFIYPGIIGQTILFTAIFSGVSVIMDRQYGFLKEIMVAPVSRPSIVFGKALGIATASIIQGVILLALSFVVGVQMTPIIFIACFLLMIPISVGLAGVGLLIATFTDSMEGFNLIMSFIVLPMFLLSGALFPVTGLPSFLQVAVYLDPLTYGVDALRQVILGHGALPLYVSSLVVVGFALLTIILSAVLFSKREQNLM; this comes from the coding sequence ATGGCTGAATGGGAAGGAATATATACGATATGGTTTAGAGAGGCTAAAAGATACGTCAGATATCGTTCTCGTATAATTTCATCTGTTGTAACCCCATTATTATGGCTTCTGATCTTTGGTACAGGTTTAGGTTCTGCAATAAGATTTAGTGGTGTTCCTGGTGGTTACCAAGCATTTATATATCCGGGGATTATAGGTCAAACCATATTATTTACTGCAATATTTTCAGGGGTTTCAGTTATCATGGACAGACAATATGGTTTCCTAAAGGAAATCATGGTTGCTCCAGTTAGTCGTCCTTCAATAGTCTTTGGTAAAGCTTTAGGTATTGCAACGGCTTCAATAATTCAGGGTGTAATCCTTCTTGCATTATCCTTTGTAGTAGGCGTTCAAATGACGCCAATAATCTTTATAGCATGCTTCCTCCTAATGATTCCAATATCTGTAGGACTTGCGGGTGTGGGTTTATTAATTGCCACATTTACTGACAGTATGGAAGGTTTCAACTTAATAATGAGTTTTATTGTGCTGCCTATGTTCCTTTTAAGCGGAGCATTGTTCCCGGTAACTGGACTACCCTCTTTTCTTCAAGTAGCAGTATATTTGGATCCTCTTACCTATGGTGTTGATGCACTGCGTCAAGTGATTTTAGGTCATGGTGCACTTCCACTTTATGTTAGTTCATTGGTTGTTGTTGGTTTTGCATTATTAACCATAATATTATCAGCTGTATTGTTCAGTAAGAGGGAACAAAATTTAATGTAA